The uncultured Desulfobulbus sp. genome window below encodes:
- a CDS encoding PAS domain S-box protein, with translation MKPSLVRSVHARNIGKRVLVLNSYHPGMRFSDEETRGIRENLPIETELFIEYMDTKRVRGEQYFQQLAQLYATKYRPGSFDAICSLDDNALRFLLRYKENLFGPIPVIFCGVSIPQPEILEQAGNVHGVLETLDLEVGIDFALRLFPQTKHIALITDPTTSGAANRKTFEQLARSGRFSQSFIFVDPDGQGLELDELFAAVKNLPEQTIIYHSDFFVDKQKNPINIEVLMPQLSHEAHSPIFVHNNVYMGLGVLGGKVNSGYDQGATAAKITREIWAHDEPKNIPVIREIPNRVMIDSAQLKRFNLTEEALLLASSVPKNEILFFNQPEDFWRGRGKYVFWGLGFIVFEGLLIAWLVRLFMCEKKLQIEANQASERFQALFELAPFACVLNDEQGRYLMVNKAFTTVTGIHPEQAIGHTSQEVGVLMSKEDVRRIKKELAQYKTLSSIELTLTLRPETTLHVLQASTLIDWDGASVILTASADITRIRQVEFALRESEERYRDLVQGAAVLIIKFNTKGVITFVNDYALDFFGFRRDELIGHNLTTTIVPENDSNGADLRPLINAACESSDVLFENINENTTKQGERVWIHWKNRVIREEKGAIKEIFSFGTDITKRKCAEEEQEKLRAQLLQSQKMESVGKLAGGVAHDFNNMLGVILGHCEMVLSSLGTEHELAHNLEQILSAANRSSELTKQLLAFARKQPIAPKVLDLNHNISMMIAMIRRLIGEDIELVWEPGNDLWAVHFDPTQLTQLLTNLCINARDAIDSNGRIIITTENIRLDEQACSQCIECHPGEYVQISVSDNGCGMDKQTQKRIFEPFFTTKALGQGTGLGLSMVSGIISQNNGFIHLDSEPATGTTFRLYLPRYNGEIIPDHDPEETTTNHQGQGKILLVEDEQVLLEMTTSMLEGLGYSVLSAASGSEALKLVLETPQPIDLLITDVVMPGMTGNDLARTLQQKYPDLTCLYISGYPADLVSFESAHFLEKPYTRKALAAKIQALLHT, from the coding sequence TTGAAACCATCGCTTGTTCGCTCTGTCCATGCCCGAAATATTGGTAAACGTGTACTGGTATTAAACTCATATCATCCTGGAATGCGCTTTTCAGATGAGGAGACTCGAGGCATTCGAGAGAACCTTCCCATAGAGACCGAACTCTTTATCGAGTACATGGACACAAAACGGGTTCGGGGAGAACAATACTTTCAGCAATTAGCCCAGCTCTATGCAACGAAATACAGGCCTGGCAGCTTTGATGCCATTTGTTCCCTTGACGATAACGCGCTTCGTTTTCTCCTTCGCTACAAAGAAAATCTTTTTGGGCCAATCCCAGTTATTTTCTGTGGAGTCAGCATCCCTCAACCTGAAATACTCGAACAAGCGGGCAACGTGCATGGCGTTCTTGAAACTCTAGATCTCGAGGTGGGGATTGATTTCGCCCTCCGTTTGTTCCCTCAAACCAAGCATATAGCACTCATAACAGACCCAACAACCTCAGGTGCCGCAAATAGAAAAACCTTTGAGCAGCTGGCCCGATCCGGACGTTTCAGTCAGTCCTTTATTTTTGTTGATCCTGATGGGCAGGGACTTGAACTGGATGAACTCTTTGCTGCTGTAAAGAATCTTCCCGAGCAGACCATTATCTATCACTCTGATTTCTTTGTTGATAAGCAGAAAAACCCCATCAACATCGAAGTCCTTATGCCGCAACTCTCTCACGAGGCACATAGCCCTATTTTTGTACACAATAACGTCTACATGGGGCTGGGTGTTCTAGGAGGGAAGGTCAACAGCGGCTATGATCAGGGAGCCACAGCAGCAAAAATTACAAGAGAGATCTGGGCACACGACGAGCCAAAAAATATCCCCGTTATCCGTGAAATCCCTAACCGGGTTATGATTGACTCTGCTCAACTCAAACGATTCAACCTCACAGAGGAAGCTTTACTTCTGGCGTCAAGTGTTCCCAAAAATGAAATATTGTTTTTTAATCAGCCAGAAGACTTTTGGCGCGGTCGCGGTAAATATGTCTTCTGGGGACTAGGATTTATCGTTTTTGAAGGGCTGCTTATTGCATGGCTTGTACGGCTTTTTATGTGCGAAAAAAAACTGCAGATAGAAGCCAATCAAGCCAGTGAACGTTTTCAAGCCCTCTTTGAGCTCGCCCCTTTTGCCTGCGTCCTCAATGATGAACAAGGGCGCTACCTGATGGTGAACAAAGCCTTTACCACCGTGACCGGAATTCACCCTGAGCAAGCGATTGGTCACACCTCGCAAGAGGTTGGCGTGCTCATGAGTAAGGAGGATGTACGCCGCATTAAAAAGGAGCTTGCACAGTATAAAACTCTTTCGAGTATTGAGTTGACTCTCACGCTGCGTCCAGAGACCACGCTCCATGTGCTTCAGGCCAGTACTCTGATTGACTGGGATGGTGCCTCCGTTATTCTCACTGCCTCCGCTGATATTACCCGTATACGTCAGGTCGAATTTGCCCTGCGAGAAAGCGAAGAACGTTATCGAGATCTGGTCCAGGGGGCAGCTGTTCTCATTATAAAATTCAATACCAAAGGGGTTATAACCTTCGTCAATGATTATGCCCTCGACTTTTTTGGTTTTCGTCGAGATGAACTCATTGGACACAATCTCACCACAACCATTGTACCCGAAAACGATTCTAACGGAGCAGATTTACGCCCCCTGATAAATGCTGCCTGCGAGTCGAGCGATGTACTTTTTGAAAACATAAATGAAAACACAACAAAACAAGGAGAACGCGTCTGGATACATTGGAAAAACAGAGTCATTCGTGAGGAAAAAGGGGCAATTAAAGAAATTTTCTCTTTTGGCACGGATATCACAAAGCGCAAATGCGCCGAAGAAGAGCAGGAAAAATTACGCGCCCAGCTCCTGCAATCCCAAAAAATGGAGTCAGTTGGAAAGCTTGCAGGTGGGGTAGCCCACGATTTCAATAACATGCTGGGGGTGATCCTGGGCCACTGCGAAATGGTGCTCAGCTCGCTTGGCACAGAGCATGAGCTCGCTCATAACCTTGAACAGATCCTGAGTGCTGCCAACCGTTCCTCGGAATTAACCAAACAGCTTCTTGCCTTTGCCCGTAAACAGCCCATTGCGCCAAAGGTCTTAGATCTCAATCACAACATCTCGATGATGATTGCCATGATCCGGCGGCTCATTGGAGAGGATATTGAACTTGTCTGGGAGCCGGGAAACGATCTTTGGGCGGTTCATTTTGACCCAACCCAACTCACGCAACTTCTCACTAATCTGTGCATTAACGCCCGCGATGCCATAGACTCTAATGGTAGGATTATCATAACAACAGAAAATATCCGGCTTGATGAACAGGCATGCAGCCAGTGTATCGAATGTCATCCCGGTGAGTATGTTCAGATCAGCGTCAGTGACAACGGGTGTGGCATGGATAAACAAACGCAAAAGAGAATATTTGAGCCGTTTTTCACGACCAAGGCCCTTGGCCAGGGGACAGGATTGGGGCTTTCCATGGTCAGTGGCATTATCAGTCAGAATAATGGATTTATTCATCTCGACAGTGAACCTGCGACAGGGACTACATTTCGGCTTTATCTGCCTCGCTATAACGGCGAGATCATACCGGATCATGATCCAGAAGAAACAACAACCAACCACCAGGGGCAAGGGAAGATCTTGTTGGTTGAAGATGAGCAGGTTTTACTGGAAATGACCACCTCCATGTTGGAGGGACTCGGGTATTCAGTGCTCAGTGCCGCCTCAGGCTCGGAGGCACTCAAACTCGTTTTAGAAACGCCTCAGCCAATCGATCTTCTCATCACCGATGTGGTTATGCCAGGTATGACCGGAAACGATCTGGCTCGAACCCTTCAGCAAAAGTATCCCGATCTCACCTGTCTGTACATTTCAGGGTATCCGGCTGATCTTGTCTCCTTTGAAAGTGCACATTTTCTTGAAAAACCGTATACCCGCAAGGCATTGGCCGCTAAGATTCAAGCACTCCTCCACACGTAA
- the corA gene encoding magnesium/cobalt transporter CorA → MSHPPSYTTNKAGLPPGALVHVSKLPLQTGQITVSAYDAEGCNTINIQQFSDILPYRQKKRRLWVQCEGLDIVDMVQALGSELEVHPLVLEDILNTHQRPKFEEYDNYLYFVIKILRVNKDLSITHEQISLLLFADMVFTFREQADEFFAGIRQRLDNPNGRFRTLGSDYLAYAIIDLVVDHYFVLTDTLEDIIENIELELLARPQAHLFSTIAQLKKELVFLRRAITPMREVMLSIQRCESSLLNKKTHPYFRDVFDHCLRVMDTLDTYRDFINGLLDIYLSSVSNRMNEIMKVMTVFATIFIPLTFLVGVYGMNFEYMPELHWKWGYFTLWGLFFCIPAGLLYFFKRRHWL, encoded by the coding sequence ATGAGTCATCCCCCCTCGTACACAACGAATAAAGCTGGCCTGCCTCCTGGTGCTCTGGTGCATGTGAGCAAGCTCCCTCTGCAGACCGGTCAAATTACGGTCAGTGCCTATGACGCAGAGGGGTGTAATACAATCAATATTCAACAATTTTCCGATATTTTACCGTATCGTCAAAAAAAACGTCGACTCTGGGTCCAATGTGAGGGGCTTGACATTGTAGACATGGTACAAGCTCTTGGCAGTGAGCTTGAGGTTCACCCGCTGGTGCTTGAAGATATTCTCAACACCCATCAACGGCCCAAATTTGAAGAGTATGACAATTACCTCTATTTTGTGATTAAAATCCTGCGGGTAAATAAAGATCTGAGCATAACCCACGAGCAGATAAGCCTTCTTCTCTTTGCTGATATGGTCTTTACCTTTCGCGAACAGGCTGATGAGTTCTTTGCAGGAATTCGGCAAAGACTCGATAATCCAAATGGGCGGTTTCGTACACTCGGCTCAGATTATCTTGCTTACGCCATCATCGATCTCGTGGTCGATCACTACTTTGTTCTTACAGACACTCTGGAAGACATCATCGAAAACATAGAGCTTGAACTGCTTGCACGACCACAGGCTCATCTTTTCAGCACCATTGCCCAGCTGAAAAAAGAACTGGTCTTTCTTCGCAGAGCCATTACTCCCATGCGTGAGGTTATGCTCTCTATTCAACGATGCGAATCCTCCCTGTTAAATAAGAAAACCCATCCCTATTTTCGAGATGTCTTTGATCATTGTCTGCGTGTCATGGATACCCTGGATACTTACCGTGATTTTATTAACGGGCTTTTAGATATTTATCTTTCCAGCGTCTCTAACCGCATGAATGAAATCATGAAAGTGATGACGGTGTTTGCAACCATTTTCATTCCCCTGACCTTTCTTGTGGGAGTGTATGGAATGAATTTTGAGTATATGCCTGAGTTACACTGGAAATGGGGATATTTTACCCTTTGGGGACTCTTTTTTTGCATTCCAGCAGGCTTACTCTATTTTTTTAAACGTAGACACTGGCTCTAG
- a CDS encoding AsmA family protein, with the protein MKKGIFFKIAISCIILLILLIVGGVIALQSINTDQIKDMLATQVQKSTGRILTIKGPVELKIGLVPRVVVNDVTLSNPAGSSRPEMVTLKRFEMEVALTPLLQKQVMVNKLILVSPDVLIETEASGPGNLDFSPPEQSQEPKAEETATQKVAPETDQSAYSLAFKELSIEQGVFTLYDRTSKKSERVDIDLLTIRPNGENPSLLDLKLVTKARGQQLDLSGTIGNIDTILQQKPWPLAIKAAVAGVTLQASGSIENLKALQGVNLKLDLSTKEMTKVVALLGDKAPKLPDSLGPVQLSAQLAGSDKALSLNNINLALGKKELATVHATGTVANLLGTPTPHLKVALAVDNPANLTPLTGSPVPLQGPLALQAQVKGSKSNWNISGIKLTTKSSDLEGNLAVKLGKRPLLSGSLESKVLAVADFTPQEGTAAATQPAKAQPGKKDGRLFSDEPLPLAALQSADAKIQIKVDKLILDKQTLTNSTVTLSLNNGLLSVDPFSTGVAGGTLNGSLTLDGGRTTPTMALNLKGNNLNLGSLQDKGAISGGKTELNIHLKSSGKSVRGLMGSLNGESVISVGSAKLANKSLEWLAGDFIFQLLGSINPFVSSEKYTQISCAVVRFVVNDGVATADKGIAMRTDKVDVIGSGTINLKNEQLDLGIKPHARGGVGVSLSSPLAGLVKIKGTLAQPSMGLDTVGTMKTAVSLGAGVATGGLSTLGELLVDKVVADSDPCQTALGKTSTGSKTNTATSKEHKDSSAKPASIEQQLLQNVFGN; encoded by the coding sequence ATGAAGAAAGGTATTTTTTTCAAGATTGCCATAAGCTGTATAATTCTCCTCATCCTTCTCATTGTGGGCGGTGTCATTGCCCTTCAGTCAATCAATACCGACCAGATCAAAGACATGCTGGCGACCCAGGTACAAAAGAGCACTGGCCGTATTCTCACTATCAAAGGGCCGGTGGAGCTGAAAATCGGTCTGGTTCCCAGGGTAGTCGTCAACGACGTCACCCTGTCCAATCCTGCGGGGTCCTCACGCCCGGAGATGGTCACCCTGAAACGTTTTGAGATGGAGGTCGCCCTGACACCATTGCTGCAAAAACAGGTCATGGTGAATAAACTGATCCTTGTTTCTCCGGATGTACTTATAGAAACTGAAGCAAGCGGGCCTGGTAACCTTGATTTTTCACCGCCGGAACAATCACAGGAACCCAAAGCGGAAGAGACAGCAACACAAAAAGTAGCACCAGAGACAGACCAGAGCGCCTACAGTCTTGCCTTTAAAGAGCTCTCCATCGAACAGGGGGTTTTCACACTCTATGACCGTACCAGTAAAAAATCAGAGCGGGTAGATATTGATCTTTTGACCATTCGTCCCAACGGAGAAAACCCTTCGTTACTTGATCTGAAGCTGGTGACCAAGGCCCGTGGTCAGCAACTCGATCTCAGCGGAACAATTGGAAATATCGATACCATTCTTCAACAGAAACCCTGGCCCCTTGCCATCAAAGCTGCTGTTGCCGGCGTAACCTTGCAAGCCAGTGGCAGTATAGAAAACCTGAAGGCACTGCAGGGGGTAAACCTGAAATTGGATCTCTCCACCAAAGAAATGACAAAGGTGGTCGCCCTCCTTGGTGACAAGGCTCCCAAACTTCCTGACTCCCTTGGCCCTGTTCAGCTTTCCGCTCAGCTTGCAGGCAGTGATAAAGCATTATCCCTGAACAACATCAACCTGGCACTTGGTAAAAAGGAACTGGCCACCGTACACGCCACAGGTACCGTGGCGAATCTTTTGGGAACGCCCACACCTCATCTCAAAGTTGCCCTTGCTGTTGACAATCCGGCCAACCTGACACCACTGACGGGCTCTCCCGTACCCCTGCAGGGGCCTCTTGCCCTGCAAGCCCAGGTTAAAGGCAGTAAGAGCAATTGGAATATTTCAGGGATCAAGCTGACCACCAAAAGCAGTGACCTCGAAGGAAATCTTGCAGTCAAGCTTGGTAAACGCCCCTTGCTGAGCGGTTCTCTAGAGAGCAAAGTCCTTGCAGTGGCAGATTTTACCCCTCAAGAGGGTACAGCGGCTGCGACTCAACCAGCCAAGGCTCAACCGGGCAAAAAGGATGGTCGTTTGTTTTCCGATGAACCTTTACCTCTGGCAGCCCTTCAAAGTGCTGATGCCAAGATACAGATCAAGGTAGACAAACTGATTCTTGATAAACAGACACTGACCAACAGCACCGTCACACTTTCTTTGAACAATGGTTTACTGAGCGTTGATCCCTTTTCCACCGGGGTTGCCGGTGGCACGCTCAACGGTTCCCTCACTTTGGATGGTGGGCGCACAACCCCAACCATGGCGCTCAATCTCAAAGGAAACAATCTGAACTTAGGTTCTCTCCAGGATAAAGGCGCAATTAGTGGCGGGAAAACCGAGCTCAACATTCATCTGAAAAGCTCAGGCAAATCCGTTCGCGGTCTTATGGGATCTCTCAACGGTGAGAGCGTTATCAGTGTAGGATCTGCCAAGTTGGCGAACAAATCCCTGGAATGGTTGGCTGGTGATTTTATTTTCCAACTTCTTGGCAGCATTAACCCCTTTGTCTCTTCAGAAAAATATACGCAGATTAGCTGTGCAGTGGTTCGCTTTGTTGTTAACGATGGTGTGGCCACCGCAGATAAGGGCATCGCCATGCGCACCGATAAGGTGGATGTCATAGGCTCTGGAACCATTAATCTGAAAAACGAGCAACTTGACCTGGGGATTAAACCCCATGCCCGAGGTGGGGTTGGGGTATCTCTTTCCAGTCCCCTTGCTGGTCTTGTTAAAATCAAGGGGACATTGGCTCAACCTTCAATGGGGCTTGATACTGTCGGAACGATGAAAACAGCAGTATCTCTGGGGGCAGGCGTGGCCACAGGAGGTCTCTCCACCTTGGGAGAACTGCTCGTTGACAAGGTTGTTGCCGATAGTGATCCCTGTCAGACTGCTTTGGGTAAAACGTCGACCGGGAGTAAAACAAACACGGCAACCAGTAAAGAGCATAAGGATTCATCCGCAAAGCCTGCCTCGATAGAGCAACAACTGCTGCAAAATGTTTTTGGGAATTAA
- the mobB gene encoding molybdopterin-guanine dinucleotide biosynthesis protein B, whose amino-acid sequence MPPVVSFIGWHNSGKTTLTRQVVTCLKSKGVQVAVVKSTKETGIIVDQPGTDTALYKEAGADALALCAPDQLIIQRKPIDLELAQFGPILFPEVDIIIAEGFKHATNVPKIEVRRDQNAPWLHQQVSGVFAVASDGPAALELLHFTLNDAEAIATYIEETFLRTVGTSSSVHQGNKTS is encoded by the coding sequence ATGCCCCCGGTTGTCAGTTTTATAGGTTGGCATAATTCAGGAAAAACAACCCTCACTCGCCAGGTTGTCACCTGCCTAAAATCCAAAGGAGTCCAGGTGGCAGTGGTTAAATCGACCAAGGAAACCGGTATAATTGTTGATCAACCGGGTACAGACACAGCGCTGTACAAAGAGGCGGGCGCTGATGCCCTTGCCCTTTGTGCACCAGATCAGCTTATTATACAACGTAAGCCCATAGATTTAGAACTCGCTCAATTTGGCCCCATACTTTTCCCGGAAGTAGATATTATCATCGCAGAGGGGTTTAAGCATGCCACCAACGTTCCTAAAATTGAGGTACGACGTGATCAGAACGCCCCCTGGCTCCATCAGCAGGTCAGTGGGGTCTTTGCCGTTGCCAGTGATGGTCCTGCAGCGCTTGAGTTACTGCACTTTACACTCAACGATGCCGAGGCCATAGCGACATATATTGAGGAAACGTTTCTTCGCACCGTAGGTACGTCCTCCTCTGTACACCAAGGCAATAAAACCTCATGA
- the lipB gene encoding lipoyl(octanoyl) transferase LipB, which yields MESLHSGEETLWIDLRLEDYEQMHHIQKTLHHRRQRGLIPNLVLMLEHTPSITIGSSGGHQHLLANAEVLLQHGIKVHETSRGGDITYHGPGQLVCYPILALEGKQRDLHAYARKMEEVMIQTVRSWGITAGRKSKFPGAWVGEAKIGAMGIAVRKWTTMHGIALNVCPNLLHFSFIVPCGITAHSVTSMLQQLGFSPDLKEVRREMRHQFSTIFGLSLRSASLEQLLTEDYLETA from the coding sequence ATGGAATCATTACACTCTGGTGAAGAAACCCTATGGATTGACCTCAGGCTCGAAGACTACGAGCAGATGCATCACATCCAAAAAACACTTCACCATCGTCGGCAACGTGGGCTCATTCCTAATCTGGTGCTCATGCTTGAGCACACTCCCTCGATCACCATTGGCAGTTCTGGTGGGCATCAGCATCTCTTAGCCAACGCCGAAGTTTTACTTCAACATGGCATAAAGGTCCATGAAACCTCACGCGGTGGGGATATAACCTACCATGGCCCTGGCCAGCTGGTCTGTTACCCTATCCTCGCATTAGAGGGAAAACAGCGAGACCTTCACGCCTATGCCCGAAAAATGGAGGAGGTCATGATTCAAACCGTGCGCAGCTGGGGGATTACCGCTGGGAGAAAATCTAAATTTCCTGGAGCATGGGTTGGGGAGGCAAAAATAGGTGCCATGGGAATTGCTGTTCGTAAATGGACCACAATGCATGGCATTGCGCTCAACGTATGCCCCAATCTTCTCCATTTCAGCTTTATCGTGCCCTGCGGTATTACCGCCCACTCAGTGACCTCCATGCTCCAGCAGTTGGGATTTTCACCAGATCTCAAGGAAGTACGCCGGGAAATGCGGCATCAGTTTTCGACCATCTTTGGGCTTTCCCTACGATCAGCATCACTTGAACAACTACTTACGGAGGATTATCTTGAAACGGCCTAA
- the dusB gene encoding tRNA dihydrouridine synthase DusB, which produces MNLQPTAYPTLTIGSLQLPSSLLLAPLAGYTDLPFRLLCKENGAALCYSEMVSCHGLLYEQKKTYELLATVPEESPFAVQLFGSEPEFMGRAAAVVSQGDVDMIDINMGCPVRKVIKKGSGAALMKNPHNAEAIIRAVCANTDLPVTVKFRSGWTEESLNAPKFAQMAEAAGAKALTIHGRTWIQGFGGKANRDMIRSVKEAVTIPVIGNGDVLCYDDGLSMIEETGCDGVMVGRGALGNPWLFDPQGTPTTLAGRMPVIERYLDLAELHLPLVKVLFKVKNHTAKFLNGLNGASALRHALYACENVGAIRDVLASSLDNSLY; this is translated from the coding sequence ATGAACTTACAACCAACTGCCTACCCCACACTCACCATTGGCTCCTTGCAACTCCCTTCCTCTCTCCTGTTGGCGCCATTGGCCGGGTATACCGATCTGCCCTTCCGTCTTCTCTGTAAAGAAAACGGAGCAGCTCTCTGCTACTCAGAAATGGTGAGCTGTCACGGCCTGTTGTATGAACAGAAGAAAACCTACGAACTTTTAGCCACTGTCCCGGAAGAGAGCCCCTTTGCTGTCCAGCTCTTTGGCAGTGAGCCGGAATTCATGGGGCGAGCTGCAGCAGTTGTCTCACAAGGTGATGTTGATATGATCGATATCAACATGGGCTGTCCGGTTCGTAAAGTCATCAAAAAAGGCAGCGGTGCAGCCCTGATGAAAAATCCTCATAACGCCGAGGCGATCATTAGAGCTGTCTGCGCCAACACAGATTTACCGGTAACGGTGAAGTTTCGCTCCGGTTGGACTGAAGAAAGCCTCAATGCCCCCAAGTTTGCTCAAATGGCCGAGGCTGCTGGTGCCAAGGCACTGACCATCCATGGACGAACATGGATTCAAGGATTTGGAGGAAAAGCCAATCGGGACATGATTCGCTCCGTCAAGGAAGCGGTAACTATCCCCGTTATAGGCAATGGCGACGTACTCTGCTATGACGATGGGCTTTCGATGATTGAGGAGACCGGCTGTGACGGGGTTATGGTAGGGCGTGGGGCACTGGGAAATCCCTGGCTTTTTGATCCCCAGGGTACCCCTACAACGCTTGCCGGACGCATGCCAGTAATTGAGCGCTACCTGGATTTGGCCGAATTACATTTGCCCCTGGTTAAGGTCTTATTTAAGGTTAAAAATCATACGGCCAAATTCCTCAATGGTCTCAACGGAGCCTCTGCACTGCGGCACGCACTCTATGCCTGTGAGAATGTTGGGGCTATTCGTGACGTACTGGCCAGTTCGCTTGATAATTCACTTTATTGA
- a CDS encoding tetratricopeptide repeat protein, whose product MQVRRLKAQGYRAYYGAGEPVNYERALSFYKRAAEKNDPEAMYIYGGMLYQGLGTNEDKRGGFKWLMQAAEAGKSTAESEAVIGSMYLRGETVPQNFLEAKKWLDKGAEQGNMSAQTDLAYMFYNGLGGERDYEKALVLYERAAYQGNVLAQANVGLMYATGTGTDLDRAKGYAWYSLAASRGNTMAAINRNELMTEMNWDELNSAQAISLELYRRVENIQNPGLLPTEHQ is encoded by the coding sequence TTGCAGGTTCGTCGTCTGAAAGCTCAGGGGTATAGGGCGTATTACGGAGCAGGTGAGCCGGTTAATTATGAACGGGCGCTCTCCTTTTATAAACGTGCCGCAGAAAAAAATGATCCTGAAGCCATGTATATTTACGGAGGCATGTTGTATCAGGGACTGGGAACCAATGAGGATAAACGAGGTGGTTTTAAATGGCTCATGCAGGCGGCTGAGGCTGGAAAGTCAACAGCTGAGTCAGAGGCTGTTATCGGCTCCATGTACCTTCGTGGGGAGACCGTGCCTCAAAATTTCCTGGAAGCTAAAAAATGGCTAGATAAAGGGGCTGAGCAGGGAAATATGAGCGCTCAAACGGACCTGGCCTATATGTTCTATAACGGTTTAGGCGGAGAGCGTGATTACGAAAAGGCGTTAGTACTCTATGAGCGGGCTGCATACCAGGGAAATGTCTTGGCCCAGGCCAATGTCGGACTTATGTACGCAACGGGTACGGGAACAGACCTGGATCGGGCAAAGGGGTATGCCTGGTATTCGCTGGCAGCCAGCCGAGGGAATACAATGGCCGCGATTAATCGTAATGAACTGATGACTGAAATGAACTGGGACGAACTCAATAGTGCCCAGGCCATTTCCCTTGAACTCTATCGTCGAGTCGAAAACATCCAAAACCCTGGTTTGCTCCCAACCGAACATCAATAA